Genomic segment of Deltaproteobacteria bacterium:
GTACCCCCCTCTCGCCGCGCAGGACCGCCAGCCCGATCATCGCGCCTTCGGCGACGAAGAGCGCCGGGGGCAGCGCGTAGAGCAGCGCCGCTCCTCGGTCGAGGATCGTCCACCGGTCGAGCAGGTGACGAACCGGCCCCTCGGGAACCTCCCAGGACAACGTCGGCATGTACGTGAACCTGTCCGCGATGCGGTGCGGACGGATCAAGGCGGCAGGCGAGAGGTAGGGAATCTTGTGGAGCGGGAGGAAGTCGCGGAAGGGATGGAGGACCAGGCTATCGTAGAGCGGCCAAAGAGCCCCGTGAGTCGCGAAGTAGCCGATGGTGGCGAGGAGGGGAACGGTCAGGCCTGCGACGAAGCAGGCGGCACCGCGCAGTCCGCGCGACGGCGCACTGGGCTCGCCGCGCAGCCACGGGCCGACGAGGATCCCTATGCCGAGCGCGGCGCTCGCGTAGAGTCCATAGTTCTGCTTGAAGGCCAAAGCGATGCCGGCCGCCCCTCCTGCGATCGCCGTCGATCCCCCTCGTCCCCGCCCCTCCATGACCCAGAGCGCCCCGAGCAAGCTGAAGAAGACGGCGAACTGTGAGTAGAGCGGCCATGTCCAGTGCGGGAAGGCCCAGACGTAGAGCACGAGCAGACCGCCTGTCGCCGCCACTGCGGCGCGGCGCCCGGCGAGCGATCCGGCCAGCGCGTAGACCACAGCCGTCATGGCCGCGAAGAGCACGAGCGCAGCCAGGCGTCCGACCAGCACGTTTGGCTCGAAAAGCTTGAACAGTCCCGCAAGCAGGTACCATACTGCCGGCGCGACGAAGGAATCCTGATCGCGATAGAGGACGAGGCCGCGCGCGATCTCCTCGGCCTGCTGGAGGAGGAGTCCCTCATCAGAAAGCACGATCGCTCGATTGCACAGGGGGTACGCGAACCCGCCCGCGACCAGCAGCACCAGCCCGAGCTGCCCGCGCCGTCCCGCCGTCAATTCGCGATCCCTCTCGCGGTCATCGGTCTCGTCGTGGTGGTCCAGCTTCCCCTCTACCAGCGTGGGCTTTCCGCGCTCGACGAGGGCGCACTGCAAAACGCCACCGTGCGAATGCTTGCGGGGGAGATCCTGTACCGCGACGTCAACACGATGCTGGCGCCGGGAATCTACTATCTCCAGGCGGTGCTTTACAGCCTCGCGGGCGTTCGTTTCGTCGTGAGCCGCGCGGCCATGATCGTGCTCAACGCCGCGACCGCGGCGCTGCTCTATGCCATCGCGGAGACCCTCATGCCTCCGGTCTGGGCCGCGCTACCGGCAGTGCTCTACGCCCTCCTCATCGTGTGGGGATTTCCCGTCCTCACCATGCTCAACTACTCGCCGGTGGCGATGCTGTTCATGCTGGGCGTCGTCCGCCTGCTCCTGGTCGACCCCGCGCGGCTCGGGACGCCTCGCCTCTTTGCCGTCGGCCTGCTCCTGGGCCTCGGCATCACCTGCAAGCAGAACTTCGGGTTCCTCGGCGCCGTGGCCGCCGCCGGCACGGCGGTCCTTTTGACCGGTCCTTCTCGCCGGGCGCGTCCGCGTGCTCGGGCCGCTCGCGGCCGGCGTCGTGATCGTCGGCCTTCCGCAGCTCGCCTACTACGCCGCGCACGGGGCGCTCAGCGACCTCGTGCGCGACACGATCCTCGCGACGCTCACCGAGCAGCGAACCTATTACCACCATCCGATCCCCGACGTTCTCGCAGGGATCCCTCCCGAGCCTGAGACTGGGGGATTCCTCTTCCGCTACCTTCCACCGAGCATCCACAATTACGTCATGGAGAACGGCACGCTGCTCGGTTGGAAGCCGACCCGCTCCTTTTATCGGGTGGTCATCGTGCTCAGCTACTACGTGCCGATCGCCATCCTCGCCGGGGGCGCTTTCCTGGCGCTCCTTGGACGTGACGCCCCGCGGGTGCGGCGATCCGCGCGTACCGTGGCCGCCTTCGCGGCGCTGCTCTTCCTCGCGCTCTTTCCCAACACCGGATGGGCGCACCTCCTCTTCGTGCTGCCCCTCGTCCTGGTCTTGGCGGCGTGGCTGCTCTTCCACGTGGGCTCTCGCCTGAGGGGCTGTGTATTGCTTGGCGTTGCTCTGCTTGCTGGGATGACGATCATCATCGAGCGGGACCTCTGCCGCTGGTACTCGGTCCCGCTCGATACGCCGCGGGGGCGGGTCCTGGTGAAGCCCGAGCACGCCGAGATCATGGGGGAGACGATCGCGTACATCCGCTCCGTCACTCCCCCGTCGGCCGAGGTCTTCGTTCTGCCCTACGTCCCGATCTACTACTTCTTCGCCGAGCGCCGGAACCCAACCCGCTACGACCTCGTCCTACCGGGCAACGTCGGCGCGCGCGAAGAGCAGGAGATCATCGACGTCCTCGAACGCAAGAGGACCGAGTACGTGCTGCTGAACCCGATGCCTTACCCGGATTTCGCGCCCTTCGAGCAGCTCTACCCGCGCCTCCACGCGTATCTAGAGGACCACTATCCGGCCGAGCGGGTCTTCCGACAGCGCTGGACGGTGATGGAAGTGCGCCGCCGTCGGTGAGTTCGCCCCGGGCATTCATCCGGACTGGCACCGGCCGCGGCACCCTGGGCGTGGCGCTGCTCGCCGGCGGGCTGCAGATCGCGCTCCACAACCGGGGCATCTGGATCGAGGACGAAGGCATCGTGCTCGAGACGGCCGCGCGCGTCGCCCGCGGGGAGGTACTCTACCGCGATGTCGCGGCAGTGATCCTGCCCGGCGTCTTCTGGGTCCATGCGGCGCTCTTCCGACTCTTCGGCGAGGGCATCCTGCCTGGAAGATGGGCGATGGTCGCGCTGTTCACCGCCGTTTGCCTGCTCGTCTACCGGTACCTGGCACGCGCCGCCGGCGATCGCGTCGCATGGCTCGGCCTCGGCCTCATCCTCGGTTTCCGGCTGCTCGCCTTCCCGACCTG
This window contains:
- a CDS encoding glycosyltransferase family 39 protein, yielding MVVQLPLYQRGLSALDEGALQNATVRMLAGEILYRDVNTMLAPGIYYLQAVLYSLAGVRFVVSRAAMIVLNAATAALLYAIAETLMPPVWAALPAVLYALLIVWGFPVLTMLNYSPVAMLFMLGVVRLLLVDPARLGTPRLFAVGLLLGLGITCKQNFGFLGAVAAAGTAVLLTGPSRRARPRARAARGRRRDRRPSAARLLRRARGAQRPRARHDPRDAHRAANLLPPSDPRRSRRDPSRA